The sequence AAATAGTCCCTAAAGAAACATACCTATAGAAAAATGTAAGAAGAGACCAATATAGCATTTAAAAACTTTATAAAACATAGAACTCTACAAGGTTTTCTATGGAGTGATTTTCCCATTTTTCACCACATAGGACTCCGACATATTGACCGAGTGGTAGATGGTGGTTCCATACTTCTTGCTGTAGTACTGCAAGAGGAGTTTTTGTAATGTCGGTTCTATGGAAGGGGTGAACCATCCATTATTGCTCAGTGCGATCATATGTTTTGGTTCACCCTCGTAGAGCCTTTCCGTAGTCGCTTCAAAACAGATGGCATTTCTATAGATCTTCCCATCTATTTGATAGTCTACAACATTGGGGCTGGCCACGTAATCTACGGCACCGTCATAAAATATTTTGTTGACCCAGTCACTTAAAAAATCCGGCAGAGGGTTGCTCTCTCCAAAGGGAACCAGTACTACTTTATTGGCTACAGAGATTTTGTTGTTTGTAAAGATATAGGTTGAGTTACGCGGTGTTTTCCCGTCCCAGTAGAGCCCTCCGGTGACGATGGAGACCTTTTTAGCCTTCTCTTGCAATCTCTCCAGAAGTTTTGAACGATTGAGAAAGATGGGGAAGACGGATTCGGGAAGAATGACAAGCGTTTTATTCTCTTTGATGGCCTGGTCTATCTGTTTGAAAAGATTTTCAAACTGTGCAGCATGAAGTGTTTCATCCCATTTCTCCTCCACCGCAGTATAGGTCGTTACAAGTCTGATGTTGTCATCGGATTTCGTATCCGTGGGAAGGTGGGTCTGGTAAGCAAAAACAACAAGTGACACATAGAGGAGCTGTTGTTTCCAGAGGCTCAGGACTATAGCAGATAAAATGATGGCATACTGCCATTTGTCAATGCCCAGATAACTCTCTACGAACATCAGTTCGGGTTTGAACCAGTCAAAAGAGAAAGGGTGGATATAACTTAAGATGAAAAGCGCTGAAGCCTTGAAGAGTAAAGGGAGCAGAGTGCCGGAGTTTTGCAGCAGTAAAGCGATCTTTTCACTGATCCATGCGAGAAGCCAAAAGAGTACCCCATAGCTTAGCATAATGATGACTATCTCTATAGGTACCGCCCAAACCATACCGTAATGCTGAAGGCTTAAGGCGATCCACCAGAACCAGAACAGTCCTATGAATGCACCCGAAAAGAACCACACTTTTTTCTCTTCCTGCAGGAGTAGATAGAGTGTTGTGATACCTAAAATAGTGTTCACGATAGGATGGGAAAACCCCCAGTGATTCAGGTAGATAAAGCCCGAACTTAAAAGTGCTATGAAAAAGCCTTTTGTTAGTTCAAAGGTGCTAGAATATTGGCTAATTTTATACAAAAGGATTCCTATGGGAGCAGAACAAGGCAGCATGATCGGTTCATTTTTACCCCTCATCATTTTATTTGCGATTTTTTACTTTTTAATTATCAGACCGCAGCAAAAACATCAAAAAGCACATAAAGCAATGCTTGATGGTCTTACGAAAGGTGACAACATCATCACCACAGGCGGTCTTATAGCTGTGATCGTTAAAACTGAAGAAGATTTTATCAAAATCAAATTAAATGATGACACGATCGTCAAACTTGATAGAGCATTTGTAGCTAAAAAGGTTGAGTCTGGTGAAGACGCTTAATTTTAGGGTAATCCTTTTTATTTTTGCACTGATTTTCGGTGTCATTTTTTCGGTTCCTTCGTTGACACAGAGTGAAAGCGGGAAGAAGATCACTTTGGGTCTTGACCTTCAGGGTGGTCTGCATATGCTGCTTGGGGTTAAAAGTGAAATAGCCATTGAGTCACGTATCAAGTCGATGGCTGCATCGGTCAAGTATATTTTCGATGATGAAGATATCATTTTTGATGATCTACGTATGATCGAGGGTGAAAAGATCACCTTTGAACTTCTTGATAAGGATGATGTCGCCAGATCCAAAGCACTTCTCAAAGAAGAGCTAGAGGGTACCGTGATCATTGAAGATGGAATGAAATTTTCAGTGACGATGACAGAGGAAGAAATAGAGCGTACCAAACAAAGTGCGATCAAACAGGCAGTTGAGACGATCAGAGGCAGGCTTAATGAGTTCGGGCTTGCCGAGCCTACTGTTGCAAAACAGGGGGAAGATAAGATCCTTGTAGAAGTACCTGGTATCAAAACACAGGAAGATGAACAGCGTATCCGTGAGCTTATTGCCCGTGCTGCACATTTACAGCTTATGGCTGTTGATGAAGACAGAAACATAAGAGTCAACACGATGAGTCTGGCTGAAGCAAAAAGTTACGGTGATGTGATACTCCCAGATGTCAATTCAGGCGAAAAATATTTGCTTCGTGCGATTCCTATATTAGACGGTTCTATGCTTACAGATGCAAAAGTGGGATTTGATGAGAGCAATCAACCCGTTATCAACTTTACACTCAACGGACAGGGTGCCAAGATCTTTGGTGACTTTACGGGTATTAGCGTAGGGAAGCGCATGGCGGTTGTTTTGGACAATAAGGTCTACTCTGCACCGGTCATCAATGAGCGTATCGGCGGGGGGCGCGTACAGATATCAGGAAGATTTGAAATTT is a genomic window of Sulfurovum sp. XGS-02 containing:
- a CDS encoding apolipoprotein N-acyltransferase; the encoded protein is MYKISQYSSTFELTKGFFIALLSSGFIYLNHWGFSHPIVNTILGITTLYLLLQEEKKVWFFSGAFIGLFWFWWIALSLQHYGMVWAVPIEIVIIMLSYGVLFWLLAWISEKIALLLQNSGTLLPLLFKASALFILSYIHPFSFDWFKPELMFVESYLGIDKWQYAIILSAIVLSLWKQQLLYVSLVVFAYQTHLPTDTKSDDNIRLVTTYTAVEEKWDETLHAAQFENLFKQIDQAIKENKTLVILPESVFPIFLNRSKLLERLQEKAKKVSIVTGGLYWDGKTPRNSTYIFTNNKISVANKVVLVPFGESNPLPDFLSDWVNKIFYDGAVDYVASPNVVDYQIDGKIYRNAICFEATTERLYEGEPKHMIALSNNGWFTPSIEPTLQKLLLQYYSKKYGTTIYHSVNMSESYVVKNGKITP
- the yajC gene encoding preprotein translocase subunit YajC, producing MGAEQGSMIGSFLPLIILFAIFYFLIIRPQQKHQKAHKAMLDGLTKGDNIITTGGLIAVIVKTEEDFIKIKLNDDTIVKLDRAFVAKKVESGEDA
- the secD gene encoding protein translocase subunit SecD, giving the protein MKTLNFRVILFIFALIFGVIFSVPSLTQSESGKKITLGLDLQGGLHMLLGVKSEIAIESRIKSMAASVKYIFDDEDIIFDDLRMIEGEKITFELLDKDDVARSKALLKEELEGTVIIEDGMKFSVTMTEEEIERTKQSAIKQAVETIRGRLNEFGLAEPTVAKQGEDKILVEVPGIKTQEDEQRIRELIARAAHLQLMAVDEDRNIRVNTMSLAEAKSYGDVILPDVNSGEKYLLRAIPILDGSMLTDAKVGFDESNQPVINFTLNGQGAKIFGDFTGISVGKRMAVVLDNKVYSAPVINERIGGGRVQISGRFEISEAHDLAIALRSGALLAPVYVMEKRSVGPSLGADSIKASSIALALGFILVVIFMVVYYGMAGIIANVALIGNLFLILAIMSLFGATLTLPGMAGIVLTVGMAVDANVIISERIRELLHEGKSVAKSIENGYSNAFTAIWDANVTTLIAATVLYAYGTGAIKGFALTMSIGIMASMLTAIVGTHGIYQWLLPKIDKNKLGLWFGIRTGGAK